A window of Xyrauchen texanus isolate HMW12.3.18 chromosome 10, RBS_HiC_50CHRs, whole genome shotgun sequence contains these coding sequences:
- the LOC127650799 gene encoding gamma-glutamylcyclotransferase-like, with translation MNKCKMYICFRQEQVHEGVYSPLEVRVETDEGSRLCRTYKRNNFRPCPPSLQYKQVVCLEAQQNRLPQNYIKKLLILETNNYSSTSILDFLHNQFSKRLP, from the exons atgaataaatgtaaaatgtacatttgtttcaGACAGGAACAGGTACATGAAGGCGTTTACAGTCCGTTAGAGGTGAGAGTGGAGACAGATGAGGGGTCACGTCTCTGTCGGACATATAAGAGGAACAATTTCAGACCCTGTCCACCTTCACTTCAGTACAAACAG GTTGTTTGTTTAGAGGCTCAACAGAACAGATTACCTCAAAACTACATAAAAAAGCTTCTGATTCTGGAGACAAACAACTACAGCAGCACTTCCATATTAGATTTTCTTCATAATCAGTTCTCAAAGAGACTTCCA